A genomic region of Methanothermobacter sp. CaT2 contains the following coding sequences:
- a CDS encoding CBS domain-containing protein: MNDLFVRDVMTLNPVSVSLETAATRVRSILRDEDFRCVPVVAGEKLRGIITRGDVLNITATKSNLEARGIMERPKLILTPEMEAMKAAADLVRAGEIQAPVVESTESMKLVGIVSTIDFIAGFLENGYEPVKSPVMEIMTPEPVTCQHSDPVSAVWDKMDESGFSGLPVMKNGKLIGIITRKDLIRYGHARIHRESGDVRSVAVEKIMKTPPIAITPDTPSEKAAFLMLERDIGRIPVVEKPVFIKSDPSMVKEADLLGIVSREDVLKAYIK; this comes from the coding sequence ACCGCCGCCACAAGAGTAAGGTCTATTTTAAGGGATGAGGATTTCAGGTGCGTCCCTGTAGTCGCCGGGGAAAAACTGAGAGGTATTATAACCCGGGGTGATGTGCTTAACATCACAGCGACAAAGTCCAACCTTGAGGCAAGGGGAATAATGGAAAGGCCCAAGCTTATCCTGACCCCTGAAATGGAGGCAATGAAGGCTGCAGCCGACCTGGTGAGGGCGGGTGAAATACAGGCCCCGGTGGTTGAGTCAACAGAGAGCATGAAACTTGTCGGGATAGTCAGTACCATAGACTTCATCGCAGGGTTCCTTGAAAATGGCTATGAACCAGTTAAGAGTCCTGTGATGGAGATAATGACACCTGAACCTGTCACCTGCCAGCACAGCGACCCTGTATCAGCTGTATGGGATAAGATGGATGAATCAGGATTTTCAGGGCTTCCGGTGATGAAGAACGGCAAACTGATAGGTATCATAACAAGGAAGGACCTCATAAGGTACGGCCATGCCAGGATTCACAGGGAGTCCGGGGATGTGAGATCAGTGGCGGTTGAGAAGATAATGAAGACACCACCCATAGCCATAACACCAGATACGCCTTCTGAAAAAGCTGCTTTTCTGATGCTGGAGAGGGACATCGGCAGGATCCCGGTGGTTGAGAAGCCGGTGTTCATAAAGAGTGACCCCAGCATGGTGAAGGAAGCCGATCTTCTGGGCATAGTGTCCAGGGAGGACGTCCTCAAAGCCTATATCAAGTGA
- a CDS encoding CBS domain-containing protein, producing MRKKDTINLVKSRDRGPVEFESRNFDHEGDVMAIARKEVISIPQTATIKEAAEIMVKNKFRRLPITNPGTGKLQGIVTAMDILDFLGGGDKSKIIDKKYDDNFLAAVNEPVKSIMTRDVISITTRDSIADAVSMMLENSVGALPVVDDDEKIAGIVSERDFVLLMAGVFNDEVTEEHMTANVISTTPGTPIEGASKIMVRNRLRRIPVLGEERKTPHPEEEKLVGIVTSTDILEFLGRNQAFSAMKTNSAEEVLSTPVNEIMETQVCMVTSTTPLGRVCELMEKHGIGGLPVVDYGELTGIITESDLLRAIAG from the coding sequence ATGAGAAAAAAAGACACCATAAACCTGGTAAAGTCTAGGGACCGTGGTCCCGTCGAATTCGAGAGCAGAAACTTCGACCATGAAGGCGATGTGATGGCCATCGCCAGGAAGGAAGTTATTTCCATACCACAGACAGCCACCATCAAAGAAGCAGCGGAGATAATGGTTAAGAACAAATTCAGGAGGCTTCCAATAACAAACCCCGGGACAGGTAAGCTCCAGGGGATAGTCACGGCCATGGATATCCTGGACTTTTTAGGAGGGGGAGATAAATCCAAGATCATCGATAAAAAATATGATGATAACTTCCTTGCAGCTGTCAACGAACCCGTTAAAAGCATCATGACCCGGGACGTCATCAGCATAACCACCAGGGACTCAATTGCAGATGCAGTGAGCATGATGCTTGAGAACAGCGTCGGCGCACTACCAGTCGTTGATGATGACGAGAAGATAGCAGGCATAGTATCTGAGAGGGACTTCGTGCTTCTCATGGCAGGAGTATTCAATGACGAGGTGACAGAGGAGCACATGACAGCAAATGTGATAAGCACAACACCAGGAACACCCATAGAGGGTGCCTCAAAGATAATGGTGAGGAACAGGCTAAGGAGGATACCTGTTCTTGGCGAGGAGAGAAAAACTCCACACCCTGAGGAGGAAAAACTTGTCGGGATAGTGACATCCACTGACATACTCGAGTTCCTTGGAAGGAACCAGGCCTTCAGTGCAATGAAAACCAACAGTGCCGAGGAGGTCCTCTCAACACCTGTAAACGAGATCATGGAGACACAGGTCTGCATGGTAACATCCACAACACCCCTGGGAAGGGTATGTGAGCTCATGGAGAAACATGGAATAGGAGGACTTCCCGTGGTGGACTACGGGGAACTGACAGGAATAATAACTGAAAGCGACTTACTGAGGGCAATAGCAGGGTAG
- the pheA gene encoding prephenate dehydratase → MAYLGPEGTFTEEAARRVGEELIPFDSILEVLDAVATGVASRGVVPIENSIEGPVGVTLDLLAWEYDLCIEGEIILRVRHNLLVNRGVAMNEIREVYSHPQSLAQCRGFLEKLGVSTHSTPSTAAAARTIMGRMEWAAIGTRRAADIYGLEVIAENIQDFDPNFTRFIVLSEGDHEPTGRDKTSIVFSLSEDKPGGLHEILGFFADAGVNLTKIESRPSKRGLGKYIFFVDFQGHRKDPHVMDILRSISDRTPFFKILGSYPEMTDY, encoded by the coding sequence ATAGCCTATCTGGGCCCTGAGGGGACATTCACAGAGGAGGCAGCCCGGAGGGTCGGTGAGGAACTCATCCCCTTCGACTCAATACTCGAGGTGCTGGACGCAGTGGCAACTGGAGTGGCCTCAAGGGGTGTTGTACCTATCGAAAACTCAATAGAGGGCCCGGTGGGGGTCACCCTTGACCTCCTTGCCTGGGAATATGATCTCTGCATAGAGGGGGAGATAATACTCCGTGTAAGGCACAACCTCCTCGTTAACAGGGGTGTCGCCATGAATGAGATCCGGGAGGTCTACTCCCATCCCCAGTCCCTTGCACAGTGCAGAGGATTTCTGGAGAAACTTGGGGTCTCAACACACTCAACACCAAGCACGGCTGCAGCTGCAAGGACCATAATGGGGAGGATGGAGTGGGCGGCCATAGGAACGAGAAGGGCTGCGGATATATATGGCCTCGAGGTGATTGCAGAGAACATCCAGGACTTTGACCCCAACTTCACAAGGTTCATAGTCCTTTCAGAGGGTGACCATGAACCAACAGGAAGGGATAAGACCTCCATAGTCTTCTCACTATCAGAGGATAAACCAGGGGGACTCCATGAGATCCTGGGCTTCTTCGCAGATGCGGGAGTCAACCTCACCAAGATAGAGTCCCGCCCATCAAAGAGGGGTCTTGGCAAGTACATATTCTTTGTGGATTTCCAGGGACACCGGAAGGACCCGCATGTAATGGACATACTCAGGAGTATATCTGATAGGACCCCATTCTTCAAGATTCTGGGTTCATACCCTGAAATGACTGATTATTGA
- a CDS encoding CBS domain-containing protein: protein MDIGSIMTDEVIVMDETQQVAYARNLMLRHGISRVVVVDADGKPVGIVTETDITRKLRVNGPDWRRRPIDKISIRRVMTENPVTVNVNDTPRDAAELMLRKNVGSLLVMDGEELAGIVTKKDLLRFFKDRCAGRWKVRDLMTEDVKTVTPNHTLSHVIGVMEENNISRVVVTDNGAVEGIITSENLSFATFEDPERGIPVERVYFISRTSEEKKRVRTIAMLTAGDIMTEDVIKVEPSVDASSAAAMMLENGISGLPVVEDDELVGIITKTDIISGIQ from the coding sequence GTGGATATAGGGAGCATAATGACAGATGAAGTCATCGTCATGGATGAGACACAGCAGGTTGCCTATGCAAGGAACCTCATGCTGAGACACGGGATAAGCAGGGTCGTGGTTGTTGATGCAGATGGTAAACCGGTCGGCATAGTGACTGAGACCGATATAACCAGAAAACTCCGGGTTAACGGCCCCGACTGGAGGAGGAGACCAATAGATAAGATCTCAATAAGGAGGGTGATGACAGAGAACCCCGTAACCGTGAATGTTAATGACACCCCCCGGGATGCAGCGGAGCTCATGCTCAGGAAGAATGTGGGGTCCCTCCTTGTAATGGATGGAGAGGAACTTGCAGGCATAGTAACCAAGAAGGACCTTCTCAGGTTCTTCAAGGACAGATGCGCCGGCAGATGGAAGGTGAGGGACCTCATGACAGAGGACGTTAAAACGGTGACACCCAACCACACACTGTCCCATGTAATAGGCGTCATGGAGGAGAACAACATCTCAAGGGTGGTCGTAACAGATAACGGCGCAGTTGAGGGGATAATAACCTCAGAGAACCTCTCATTCGCAACCTTCGAGGACCCTGAGAGGGGCATACCCGTCGAGAGGGTCTACTTCATAAGCAGAACCTCAGAGGAGAAGAAAAGGGTCCGTACCATCGCGATGCTAACAGCAGGGGACATAATGACTGAGGACGTGATAAAGGTGGAACCATCTGTGGATGCATCCAGCGCAGCAGCCATGATGCTTGAAAACGGTATAAGCGGCCTTCCAGTGGTTGAGGACGATGAACTGGTGGGTATAATAACAAAAACAGATATAATAAGCGGAATCCAGTAG
- a CDS encoding CBS domain-containing protein produces the protein MIIKNIMSEDPVCIDKDQNICDALRLMDKRNVSRLLVINTNSDHERELVGIVTEKDIALKLGSSRYGNMAPSHFHVSTVMTPELITAEPDMDAGNAASVMLENNIGSLPVLHDGEIMGIVTKSDLLDICRGRAYEKYTAADVMSTEMITVSPAERVVHARRIMIDAGIGRLLVMEEDELAGILTARDMTRAVINFRKLVPDRHKPSRIRNLLVEDIMKQNVRTIEEETPVTEVASLMLETGYGGFPVIKQEVEGIVTKTDILDLIVEIEGVF, from the coding sequence ATGATAATCAAAAACATCATGTCAGAGGATCCTGTCTGCATCGATAAGGATCAGAACATATGTGACGCCCTGAGACTCATGGATAAAAGGAACGTCTCAAGGCTCCTCGTTATAAACACCAACAGCGACCATGAGAGGGAACTTGTTGGTATAGTTACCGAGAAGGACATAGCACTCAAGCTCGGATCCTCAAGGTACGGCAACATGGCACCCTCCCACTTCCATGTCTCAACGGTCATGACACCGGAACTCATAACCGCAGAGCCAGACATGGACGCCGGAAACGCAGCAAGCGTGATGCTCGAAAACAACATCGGAAGCCTTCCGGTTCTCCATGACGGTGAAATCATGGGTATAGTCACAAAATCAGACCTCCTTGACATCTGCAGGGGAAGGGCCTATGAGAAGTACACTGCAGCCGATGTCATGAGCACAGAGATGATAACGGTGTCCCCGGCAGAGAGGGTCGTCCATGCAAGGAGGATAATGATCGACGCAGGCATAGGCCGCCTGCTGGTCATGGAGGAGGACGAACTTGCAGGAATACTCACAGCCAGGGACATGACAAGGGCCGTCATAAACTTCAGAAAGCTCGTCCCGGACAGGCACAAACCCTCAAGGATAAGAAACCTCCTCGTGGAGGATATAATGAAACAGAACGTGAGGACCATTGAGGAGGAGACTCCGGTAACTGAAGTGGCATCACTAATGCTGGAGACAGGCTACGGGGGATTCCCTGTAATCAAACAGGAAGTTGAGGGTATAGTAACGAAGACAGACATCCTTGACCTCATAGTTGAGATAGAGGGTGTCTTCTAA
- the mthRnl gene encoding ATP-dependent RNA/DNA ligase MthRnl, with amino-acid sequence MNSDIPFDLIQERTGVPSSRLKVAFARGSVRLLESAGMQALLFKKSLGDLEAGTVIYLGDETEVIRGFPKIRRTLLLSPTIQEHFRDRVAVEEKMNGYNVRIACLSSGETVALTRGGHVCPFTTRKAQELLDLSEFFREHPDLVICGEMIGRDNPYVSQDYPEVGPLGFRVFDLREKNTNRPLPVEERRALLDSYGLPNVRLFGVYPIEEAASEVADIIRALGMAGREGVVMKDPSMEVPPLKYTSSQAHARELAYAFSYPFDFGRPFFFSRVIREGFQAYELDESDDETRERARRLGEAIIYPMLERIKSISAGEAAYEDTVIDVEDREAAEEFIRHLVRLGVSATLADYRDGRATIRRFYQSTTDRINNYLKGGLY; translated from the coding sequence ATGAACAGTGACATCCCCTTCGATTTGATCCAGGAAAGGACAGGGGTACCATCCTCCAGGTTGAAGGTTGCATTTGCCCGGGGGAGCGTGAGGCTACTTGAATCTGCGGGTATGCAGGCCCTCCTCTTCAAGAAGTCCCTGGGGGACCTGGAGGCAGGGACGGTGATCTACCTTGGAGATGAAACTGAGGTCATAAGGGGATTTCCAAAGATAAGGAGGACACTGCTACTCTCACCCACCATCCAGGAACACTTCAGGGACAGGGTTGCTGTAGAGGAAAAGATGAACGGCTACAATGTCCGTATAGCATGCCTATCATCGGGAGAGACCGTTGCACTCACAAGGGGGGGTCATGTCTGCCCATTCACCACCCGAAAGGCCCAGGAGCTCCTTGACCTTTCTGAATTCTTCAGGGAACACCCGGACCTTGTTATATGTGGAGAGATGATTGGAAGGGACAACCCCTATGTTTCACAGGACTACCCTGAGGTCGGACCCCTCGGATTCAGGGTATTCGATCTGAGGGAGAAGAACACGAACAGACCCCTCCCTGTTGAAGAGAGGAGGGCGCTCCTGGATTCCTATGGACTTCCTAATGTGCGCCTCTTTGGGGTCTACCCCATTGAGGAGGCCGCCAGTGAGGTCGCGGATATAATAAGAGCCCTGGGAATGGCTGGAAGGGAGGGTGTGGTTATGAAGGACCCCAGCATGGAGGTGCCTCCCCTGAAGTACACCTCATCACAGGCCCATGCACGTGAACTCGCATACGCCTTCAGCTATCCCTTCGACTTCGGAAGACCCTTCTTCTTCAGCAGAGTCATAAGGGAGGGCTTCCAGGCCTATGAACTCGATGAATCAGATGATGAAACCCGTGAAAGGGCACGCCGCCTCGGGGAGGCAATAATATACCCCATGCTTGAGAGGATAAAGAGCATATCAGCTGGTGAGGCCGCCTATGAGGACACGGTCATCGACGTTGAGGACAGGGAGGCGGCAGAGGAATTCATACGTCACCTTGTCCGCCTAGGGGTCTCAGCCACCCTTGCAGATTACCGTGACGGCAGGGCAACCATAAGGCGATTCTATCAGTCAACAACAGACAGGATAAACAACTACCTTAAGGGGGGTCTCTACTGA